The genomic interval GCGAACTCACGCCACCGCGCGACAGTCGCAGACACCTCCTGGACGACCTTCCGGGCTCGACGCACAGGGATCGAGGCGCTCTTCGCGCACGCGAGGATGTCGTCCACCGTGAAGTCGTCGCGCTTGCCGTTGACCGACATCTGGTGCCGCGCCGTCCAGTCGCCCGCGGGGTTGTACGACCACGTGACGTCGAACGCCGGCGAGAGCCGCCAGCTCCCGCGCTTGTCCATGAGGAAGGCGATGTTCTTCACGTGATCGTCTTGATTGCGCGCGACGAGGTTGAAGACCATCCGCCGGAGCTGCTGCTCGAGTTCCGGCATCGGCAGCGCGAGCTGGCGCATGACCAGCAGCGCCTGTTCGTAGCTGTGTGCGTGCGGGTCGTTGAAGTCGAGGTGCGCCATCGCGGCCAGCGACTGCATGTGGAGCTTCGACCCGTCGTCACGGCGATCGAAGCGGCGCGTCATGAAGTGGCGGCGCCCACCCTCCTCGAGCAGCCGACACTCGCTCATGTGCACACCCGCGGCGCGGGCCATGCTGGCGTAGGCATACTCGACCGCGCCGTAGCCGGATGGGTCGGCCAGCTCCTTGTCGCGGTTGTTCGCGACGCCGTCGAACTTCAGCAACCAGTGCGTGAAGCCCGGGTCGACGCCCACCTGACCAGAGCGCACCTCCCCGGTGGTCTCGTTCCACGCGATGACAGCCTTGGCGCGGGCGCCTCCCGCCGAAGTCCCCACGCGCAGCAGGTCCCGCAGCGAGTCGGCCTTGTCGGGGTCCGCGAACGAGGTACGCAGTTCGTCGCGCTGGCTGAGCACCTCCGAGGCGAGCGCGACGAGGGCGTCGATCTGCACCGCGCTCGGCGACCCTTGGCGCGGCCCCAGTGCAGGCGCGAACTCGAGGGCGCCCATCCCGCGAACGCCCGTGTAGCAGAGCCTCTCGACGGCGTTGAAGCTCTCTGGATGGCGCCCTTGCGTCGCGAGCCACGCATCGATCAGCGTGTTCCCGTACTTGTCGGGCAGCGCCTCGGCGAGCAGCCCTGGGAGCCCGTGGAAGCTGCGCGCGTCGAGCTCGGGAAAGCGGAACGGCCCCGGGCGCAGCGGCATCATGAGCGGGGCCACCTGAATGCCGGAGCGCGCAAAGTCGGGGTCGTAGGCGAAGGTGGTCACGCGCTCCCCGTCCTCCAGCGCGACCGCGCCGATGCGGCTCCCCCAGAGGCGCACCTCGGCGAGCGAGGTCACTTGTCGTCACCCCACACCCAAGCGGCCGGCGTTGGCGCGGGTGCCTCGGCGCGCGCGCGCACGCGCTGCCGGCGCTTGCCACGACGCTGGAGCAGGTCGATGGGGTCGCTGGTCGCGGGCGGCACCAGGGCATCCATCGCGCTCAACGTGTCGAGCGCGCGGAGACAGCGGATGAGGTTCACGAGCTGGGTGGACCCCCCGCCTTCGAGGCGCTCGACGGTGCGCTTGGAGATCCCCGCGGCGACGGAGAGCTGCTCCTGGGTCAGGCTGCGCGCGACGCGGAGCGCAGCCAGGCGCTCGCCGAGCTCGGCCGTGACGGATTCATCGCTGAGATGGTTGTCGATGCGCATAACTCGCAACATAGCGCGATTTACGGCTCAACGTGAATATTACTCGTCATTTGGAACGACTTACGCGCACGACACTTGCCAGTACATATCGACATGAAAGGCGATTTATATCCGAGAATTGCGATTAGTCGTCTTTTATGTCGACTAACGATCCGGCGAAGAGCGAAGCGATACCAAGCGTGCGTACGTGAAAACCGACACTCGGTCGGTTGACGACCTGTCAACATCGTGGGTCACGTCGACATCCGCGAAGTGCCACATGCATGGCCCATCGTCGCAAACCTCGATCTCCCGGCGCGACTCGGGCATCTTGTGCGGAGCCAAAAACCGAACCCGGGTCGGTTCACCCCGATGACCGACCCCGACGCGCACCTGGAGCCCCGTCATGTCCTCGACCTCCGCCAGCCAGCCCCGCGACTTCTACCGTGACGCCGACGCCGACCAGCGCGTCACGTCCACCCTGCGCTCGTACCTGCGCTTCTACCGCGACGGCCAAGACGCGCGGGAGGCCGAGGCCGCGCACCAGCAGCGGCACACCGACTACGCCGAGATGGTCAACCAGTACTACGACCTGGCCACCGACTTCTACGAGCGAGGCTGGGGCAAGTCCTTCCACTTCGCGCCGCGGTTCGCGGGCGAGTCGTTCGCGGCCTCGCTGGCCCGCCACGAGCACTACCTGGCGCTGCGCCTGGGGCTCCGTGCAGGGCAGACCGCGCTCGACGTGGGCTGCGGCGTAGGCGGACCCATGCGCGCCATCGCGCGCTTCTCGGGCGCGCGCGTCGACGGGATCAACAACAACGACTACCAGCTCGAGAAGCTGGCCCGCTACAACCAGGAGGCGGGGCTCGCCGCGCAGTGCCGCGGCATCAAGGGCGACTTCATGGCGCTGCCTATGGCGGACGCCAGCTACGACGCGGTGTACGCGGTGGAGGCCACCTGCCACGCCCCCGATCGCGCGGGCGTGTTCCGCGAGATCGCGCGCGTGCTGAAGCCCGGCGGGCGCTTCGCCGTGTACGAGTGGTGCCTGACCGACCGCTACGACGCGAGCAACGAGACGCACCGCCGCATCAAGCGCGACATCGAGTCGGGCGACAGCCTGCCCGACATGTGCAGCACCCACGCCATCTTGGACGCGGTGCGCGCGGCCGGGCTCGAGGTGGAGGACAGCGCCGACGTGGCCGAGCGCAGCGACCCGAGCACGCCGTGGTACCTGCCGCTCGAGGGTGAGGGCCGCGACTTCACCAGCATCCGCCGCAGCGCGCCCGGGCGCTTCGTGAACAACCACCTGATCGGCGTGCTCGAGAAGCTCAAGGTCATCCCGGCGGGCTCCAAGGCGGTCAGCGACATGCTCAACGTGGGGGCCGACGCGCTCATCGAGGGGGGCCACACGGGCATCTTCACGCCGTGCTTCTTCGTGCTGGCCAAGAAGCCGGGCAACGCGTCCACCGCGAACGCGACGAACGGCGGCACGCGCGACGAGGGCGCCCAGTGATCGTCGACGCGCTGCTCAACGTCCTCGAGAAGCGCCGCGGCCGGCAGGCCAAGCAAGCACGCGCCTCACGCCTGGCGCCCACGCCCGAGGAGCGTGAGGCCCTCGACGCCGCGCGCATCGCGTCCTACCCGGGCGCCTACCCCACGGGCTGGGTGCCGCTGGTGCCCATCGACGAGCTGGGCGACAAGCCCCTGTCCGTGAACACGCAGGGGCGCTCGCTGGTGGTGTTCCGCACGGCGAGCGGGGCCATCCACGTGATGGACGCGTTCTGCCCGCACCTCGGTGCGCACCTGGCGCTGGGCCACGTGTGTGGCGAGAACCTCACCTGCCGCTTCCACGGCTGGCAGTTCTCTGGCGCGGGCGAGGTGGTGAGCGTGCCCTACGGCAAGCGCAGCCCCGCGCGCGTCGGGGTGCACCCGTCGGAGGTCTACTACGGCATGCTGTGCGCCTTCGTGGGGCCCACCGGGCTGGTGGACGAGGCGCCCTACACGCTTGGCCGGGTACCCGAGATCGACGACGGCCGCTTCACCTACCGCGGCAGCCACGACGCGCACGACGTGCGCATGAACCTGCTCGAGTTCGCGGAGAACAGCGCGGACGTGCAGCACTTCGCGCACCTGCACGACCAGTTCCGCATCCCCTGGACGCAGGTGCCCGTGCCCGGCGTGGGGCTCGCGCACCGCGCCACGTGGCGCAAGGACGAGGCCGAGCCGCACGTGTGCTGGTTCGAGAACG from Sandaracinaceae bacterium carries:
- a CDS encoding Rieske 2Fe-2S domain-containing protein; the protein is MIVDALLNVLEKRRGRQAKQARASRLAPTPEEREALDAARIASYPGAYPTGWVPLVPIDELGDKPLSVNTQGRSLVVFRTASGAIHVMDAFCPHLGAHLALGHVCGENLTCRFHGWQFSGAGEVVSVPYGKRSPARVGVHPSEVYYGMLCAFVGPTGLVDEAPYTLGRVPEIDDGRFTYRGSHDAHDVRMNLLEFAENSADVQHFAHLHDQFRIPWTQVPVPGVGLAHRATWRKDEAEPHVCWFENEAIVTWRGKRIEGRGGKARVRFDGPGTVIRFELDLGERGTIVLFQFHTPKNALRQHVRFRWFAERHVPDGLARFVVGHWISQWEQDLEIWETKAYRPQPSLVAEDGPVVAMRRWVQQFYA
- a CDS encoding methyltransferase domain-containing protein, which gives rise to MSSTSASQPRDFYRDADADQRVTSTLRSYLRFYRDGQDAREAEAAHQQRHTDYAEMVNQYYDLATDFYERGWGKSFHFAPRFAGESFAASLARHEHYLALRLGLRAGQTALDVGCGVGGPMRAIARFSGARVDGINNNDYQLEKLARYNQEAGLAAQCRGIKGDFMALPMADASYDAVYAVEATCHAPDRAGVFREIARVLKPGGRFAVYEWCLTDRYDASNETHRRIKRDIESGDSLPDMCSTHAILDAVRAAGLEVEDSADVAERSDPSTPWYLPLEGEGRDFTSIRRSAPGRFVNNHLIGVLEKLKVIPAGSKAVSDMLNVGADALIEGGHTGIFTPCFFVLAKKPGNASTANATNGGTRDEGAQ
- a CDS encoding helix-turn-helix transcriptional regulator produces the protein MRIDNHLSDESVTAELGERLAALRVARSLTQEQLSVAAGISKRTVERLEGGGSTQLVNLIRCLRALDTLSAMDALVPPATSDPIDLLQRRGKRRQRVRARAEAPAPTPAAWVWGDDK
- a CDS encoding type II toxin-antitoxin system HipA family toxin codes for the protein MTSLAEVRLWGSRIGAVALEDGERVTTFAYDPDFARSGIQVAPLMMPLRPGPFRFPELDARSFHGLPGLLAEALPDKYGNTLIDAWLATQGRHPESFNAVERLCYTGVRGMGALEFAPALGPRQGSPSAVQIDALVALASEVLSQRDELRTSFADPDKADSLRDLLRVGTSAGGARAKAVIAWNETTGEVRSGQVGVDPGFTHWLLKFDGVANNRDKELADPSGYGAVEYAYASMARAAGVHMSECRLLEEGGRRHFMTRRFDRRDDGSKLHMQSLAAMAHLDFNDPHAHSYEQALLVMRQLALPMPELEQQLRRMVFNLVARNQDDHVKNIAFLMDKRGSWRLSPAFDVTWSYNPAGDWTARHQMSVNGKRDDFTVDDILACAKSASIPVRRARKVVQEVSATVARWREFAADARVAPAWREAIASTLRLELR